The following nucleotide sequence is from Dialister pneumosintes.
AAAAATTTATTCATGGAAAAAAGCTTTTTTCACTTCCTTACTTATTCATCTAGGAACGGTTCTTTTAATTTTTATCGGTATTACTTTACAACATGGTGATCAGGAAATCTATGTGATTGATTTAAGCGAATCTATAACTACAAATAAGGAGGGGGCTACGGAATCTTTGGGTGTCGGTATTGGAAATGGAGATGGAACTACTAACAGTCAAGGGAGACATAGCGGAAACGCTTCGCAAGGTATTAAAACATATGTAGGAGAAGGGATGGCAGTTAAAGGCAGTCCGCAATCACATGGACATAGTTTATCCGGTGAAGAAGGAATGGAAGAACATAGTTTTGGAGATGATTCGGGAGGTTCTTCTTCCGGTGGTGATGCAGGGGGAGGTAAACCGGGAATTCCTTTTGATAGGGAAGGGTTTAGAGTTGCTATTACGGCACATAAAAAATATCCGTTGTCTGCCATAAAAAGAGGTATCACCGGTACGGTATATATAGAAACGACTTTGGATGCAAATGGAAATTGTTTAGGTGTTTCCGTTATAGAATCATCCGGTTCAGAAGTACTGGATAATGCAGGCGTAAAAGCGGCGGAGGAGACTTGTCCATATCCTAATGCTTCCGGACATACCGTATCCATAACTACACCGGTTATTTTTAGACTTGAATAGTAAGGGAATTAATTGAGTTGGCAGGGAGCGAGTAGTAGTGACTATAAAGAAATTATATGAATCTATGTCGGAAGCAGAGCGAGAAATACAGTTTGGAAGAGAAACAGGAAATCCTTTAACATCTGCATTTTCGAGTAAGCGTGTCGTTCATGCAAAGCTTGCAACTACACC
It contains:
- a CDS encoding energy transducer TonB family protein, with amino-acid sequence MIKIYSWKKAFFTSLLIHLGTVLLIFIGITLQHGDQEIYVIDLSESITTNKEGATESLGVGIGNGDGTTNSQGRHSGNASQGIKTYVGEGMAVKGSPQSHGHSLSGEEGMEEHSFGDDSGGSSSGGDAGGGKPGIPFDREGFRVAITAHKKYPLSAIKRGITGTVYIETTLDANGNCLGVSVIESSGSEVLDNAGVKAAEETCPYPNASGHTVSITTPVIFRLE